Proteins encoded within one genomic window of Komagataella phaffii GS115 chromosome 3, complete sequence:
- a CDS encoding Translation initiation factor eIF-5A, promotes formation of the first peptide bond yields MAEEEHTFETADAGSSLTFPMQCSALRKNGHVVIKGRPCKIVDMSTSKTGKHGHAKVHLVAIDIFTGKKLEDLSPSTHNMEVPNVRRSEYQLLDIDDGYLNLMNNDGETKDDVKAPEGEVGEKLQSEFDEGKDLLVTIISSMGEEAAISFKEAPK; encoded by the exons Atggctgaagaagaa CACACCTTTGAGACCGCCGATGCCGGATCCTCTTTGACCTTCCCTATGCAATGTTCCGCTCTTAGAAAGAACGGACACGTTGTCATTAAAGGTAGACCATGTAAGATCGTTGATATGTCTACCTCTAAGACTGGTAAGCACGGTCACGCTAAGGTCCACTTGGTCGCCATCGACATCTTCACTGGTaagaagttggaagatCTTTCTCCATCCACCCACAACATGGAGGTTCCTAACGTTAGAAGATCTGAATACCAACTGTTGGACATTGATGATGGGTACTTGAACTTGATGAACAACGATGGTGAGACCAAGGATGACGTCAAGGCTCCAGAGGGAGAGGTTGGTGAGAAATTGCAAAGTGAGTTCGATGAGGGCAAAGACTTGCTGGTCACCATTATTTCTTCCATGGGTGAGGAAGCTGCTATCTCTTTCAAGGAGGCTCCTAAATAA